The window TTTGTCCTGTGTAAAGAAGCTAGCTTTGTGAGAGAAGTGCGAGAACAACAACGTACGTACACCTCAAGCAGTAGGGGTTGTTAGCTTTCGATCGATGATGAAACCCAAAATACTAATAAATCATCAAAAACATGTGAGTTCTGTCCTGTTCTGTTCTGtgttctgttctgttctgcATCCGTCGTTTTCGTGAGGTTGTATGATTGTGTTGTTGTGTCCTGTTTGAAGCTTCTGAGAAGTAATCAGAACACCTCAAGCAGTACGTAGTAGGGTTTGGctaaggagaaaaaaagagagagagagagagagagagggccaTGCCCATGCCTTTCCATCACTCACTCATGACTCATCAGTAAGTAAGTAGCTTCTTCTACATACGTCTCAAATTAACTTTGCTGTTTATATGCTTCGTTCCAAACATAAGCATGACGAAGTAACTGAAGACACTCCAACCGTCTCCTCCTCAACTCAACACTCACCCTCCAATGTTATTATTACCTCCTGAATCAAGATTATTTGTTCAACATTTCAGCGTAATAAACTGAAACACTATCCCATTgttagactctctctctctctctcactgtgACATTCATGGTCTACCATGTGGCAGACATGGTGGGCCCATTTGATAAAGATGGATTGTATTGTCTATTTTTATGGATTACCGTAGCCATCTCACTATTGATTTTTCCTTCCCAAATTAATGTGAACCACACGTTGCTCAAGCAATTGGTCCAGAGCCCGACTAGGAAGTGAACCAGGAAAATGGCCCGACCAAAACCAACCCCCGCCCCGCCgcagggggggggagggggtttgtTATGGGTGGGCCGTGGGCCGTGGGTCCATCGTTCTCAAACACATACCAGACTGATATTCTGTCACATACCCAATAAATGGATTTTTCAGATTAATAAGTGAATTTCTGATAATGAATCAGATCGATATGGATACGGATACAGATACTGTGTTTAATAACCATGCGTATGAATGTCAATCGTAGATTCAGTCCAGTTTCATCGAACTGAATCGGTTTCATTGTAATCGGgtcactatttatttattttttcctttttggttttccGTTTGTTATCAGGTTAGTATCTATCTATATCTAGTCTCGATTTTTTATCTGGTTTAGTCCGTTTTTCAGTTTCAGTCGATGCATATTCAATCAGTTTAATTTGATTTCGATTTCTACCGATTCTATTCaaccccaatccaaaaccaaaacaattAGGATTTAATTTGATCCATGCTGGATCGATCAGTTTCAATCGATGCAACTGGTTTGAACTAAACTTTAACACCCTTAACCATTTTGCTTGGGTAATTTTACCAAGGAAGAAGGTTCTTTGAACAAGCAGCATTAGGGAACGCACCAATGAGGGGCAATTGAATGGTTTTGTAAACAAGGGGCAGaaaagtcatttcatgtgaggagagagagaggtggcaGACTGCAAGTGTACCCAGTGCCATCCCCCAGCAGCTGAAACTAATATGTCTGTGTTGCCTAACAAATCCTCTTTTTTCGTTTTTGTCCATCAAGTGTAGCCCATTACTTGCAGCCTATGAATAGGCCCACGGGAAAAGGGTTTCTCAAAATTGAGACCCATGGGTAAGCCCATGAGGAAAGAGCAGCTCATGCAGCATTTTTTAAAGCATTTCTTAGGGCTCCTGATCATCTGAAGTAGGTGGGTCAGACCCAAGGTCTTAGGTGTTAGTATCAGAACCCGTACTGGTCTTggacgataccgataccgacaCTGATCGACTGTATTTGGCCGGATTAAACCATTTTGCCCCTCAAAATATCGATACCTTTgtttttggaccattttaccctccctTATACTGATACCATTACTACGGTATTAGTGACCAAGGATACCAATACTGATACCTTGAACCATGGTCCGACTACTCCTACTCTCTTTACCATGGTTTAAAAACCCGGAATTGGGATCCAGATCGGTCCCAAGTCCTGACTAATTTCAGTCCGATTCATATCGGAATGGCCCTGGATCAGTCCAGAATCAATATATTCCAAGCATCTAGGATTTTTTTCATACAGAATCAACCCAATCAAGATCTTGGGGAATCGGGATCGACCTCAGCCGATTCCGATCTGATTCTTTAAATCCTGCCCTTCAGACAAGATGTGCAGGTTCCTCATCCACCAAGAAAATGCTCTCACAGTGCCTTTTTATTGGACAAGATTCTTCACCACAGTTAATGAACCCACTTGGAGTTTATGTCATGTTTTGTGATCATTAATTGAAAGATTACACTTAAACTGTGTTTGATTGTCTTCCTAGGAATACTAGAAACAAAAGCCATTCCCAAATAAGCAAAGAGCCCTACAAATGAGAGTGCCTAGTTGAGATTGCTACCAAGGTTTTAAATTGTTAAAATTTCATAATAGCCTATGTTTTGATTGAAGGGCCAAAATTGAAATACTGAAAATTTGGAAATATTTCAGATTTCATAATTttgacactttttttttcttttaattttcctgtactttgttttccattccttttttattttgtacttcatctaataaataaggtataaatataatataagaaaaatatataaaaattccatatatattgtcaaatttcatcccaaatcttgaaaaaaaatCAGCCCAAATTTTGctagaaataatttttttaaataaaaagagattttttttttttaaatatttcattttggGTTCTAGgtctttttaaaaccttgatggCCACTATATTTGAGTATGAGTCCATTATTTAGGGCATCCTATCTAGAGAATTCCTCATCAGTCCTATAGTTAAAAATAACTAGATCATCCTTCTGCATTATAGAAATTGTATCTGTGCCTGAAACCTTTACATTGAAGTGTTAATTGGCTGTTGTACTACATAATTGTATATCGACTTCATGTTGGAAAAAAGGCCCTTGAACTATTCATTTTCAACTTGGGTTTGCTACTAATTGGTTCTCAGAACTTGCTAGCTAGTATCATATGTGATGATGTAGTAAGAGTAGTAGCCTTCACTATAAGCCCCCTTTTATACTTGGGTTTGCTACTAATTGGTCTACTAATGACCCATGAACTGTTTATCATTTCAATTTTGACAATTCCATTAATTTAACTGGAGGACAACTATAAATGGATAAATAGTTTTAACTTTCATTGGATATTCGGAATTGATGGACTTCCAATAGGAGCAATTAGATTGATgaaattcattaaaaattaGCTACTTTAGCAGCTTGGTCAGTTActtgtttgtttcatttttttaggTCAGCAATGTACAGCCAAGGAGCTAAAGTGAAGACTCACTAGATATACAGTTTTTATGTGTGGTAAGGTGAAGAGGCACTTGTTCCCAGGATTTGGCAAAAAGATGCCACAGACTTTACTAGCTGAAGCAGCTAGCACCTTCACAAATAATACATATTGATTTAGTGGATCTTATAAtatcttcataaaaaaaagtgTAAGATGAAAGCAAATCATATGGACAAGTACAATTAAGGCTGTGtatggtatgcattctaggaatagattttgggtctagaaCACATTCTGAAGGGAGAAAATAGAGATGAATAAAAGCTTGATCAGTAATTTCCCAGAACATTCAGGAAGTGGCACAAGAAATAAATAGttataataagataaaaatGATTTTGCAGCTCATTGAAAACTTGAACTAGAGAAAACAAGAACTTTTACCTAATAGAGCTCCAATAAGAATCTGAATTTTAGCATGTTTAGAATGAGAATCCTATGTGCTCTGACATTGGATCTCTGCCACAGTAATATCCATCTAGATAGTAGAGAGCCATGTATCAAACTCTAATTCTATTGTGGGAGGTCAAATTTAGTGTCCAAATTGGTGGAGCTGCAGAAATATGGGACAAGCAAAAGGGAAAGCAATGCTTTTAATGGAAAATGTAATTTTGGAAGCAAGTTCATGGGTGCAATTTGACAAAATATTTCTCAAATTGACAACTACGTCATGGAAAAGACAAAAGGAACAAAATTTCATAGAAGGAAGAAAGATAAATAATTGTCATTCTTTCATTTACTGGTGCTGAAGAAAACTCAAACTCCTCTAGTCAGTCCTACTCTGTCATGGCCAAGAATGAGTTGTTATATTTGTGACATATTCAATGTGTCCTGGTAAAATATAATCAGCAAAGGAAAGAAAGCTGGTTTCAGCACAACAATGAGTAAGCCATTTAAGAATCAGATACCATTGTCCAAATCAATCCTAGTGGATGATCCAGATTTATACTACCTTATTCTTATCAATTCCATAGACTCCTTTGATATAATGACTGGAGTTATAGAGAAACTCAAACAAAATGGTGAGTTGGATATTCATACTCATATCCATTGTAATTGTAGTATAGTCTCTCCCCCTTAGCAATATCACGAATGGCAACCAGTAGGACACGGCATTCACCATTCACATTATACCTCACACATTtaagattctgcttcttcatgcCCTCCCTGCAATGAAGAGACGCTTTAAGGCACCACTGGATTGAACAACtctgttggaaaaaaaaatgctaccaaaaagaaatatattataTACCACTACATACAGTGGAGAGACTTACGGAGTATGGTTGTTGATGCCATTGATGAAACGAGCAATGTTTCCCCGTTTATCAGGGCAGATAACAAGACTATTAGATGGGTTTTCTGCTAAAAGGAGGGTCATCATActatcacaatcatcatgttcCCGGTTCTTAATGTAATCAATGTCACCTGTGTATTCTGTGATCAATGTCATATCTTTTATGTGACTGTCGGCCTCCACTGTGTAACTACACCAAAATATTAAACATTTATTTAAGTTAGAACAAGCATAGAAGCCAGCAAATCCACCAAAGACAAGAAATTCAAATTGCAAATACCCTTCGCATGAATCAAAGGCTACTACAAGTGGAGGCCATTCTCCTCTTCTGCACATGGCTCTGCAATGCTCTAAGGTTTCTATGTCTTCCTTACAAAGAACCTAATAGGAGAACCGGTACAACACACTTAAACTCCAATACAATGTTCCTATAACCAAAAAGAGAATTTGTAAGGAAAAGATTTATGTGTGAACCTGCATGCCACCCTTCTCAAAACTGGCCTGATTTGCAGACCTTGGGACCATGCCAGGCATGTAAGTTAGGTCATTGCTGAACTCCATGTGCAGTGCTGTTAAAGCAGTAGCAAGGGAAGCCATTTGTTGTAGCATGCGCTTAGGATCTTCTGTCGGATGAAATGGCAATAGTCTCCTCCTTTTCTTATACATCACTATCGTTTTACAACGCTTCCTACGCTTCCTAGTATCTGCAATCAAGCAAGACGAAGAAAGAACTCTGTTCATGAAATAATTGCAACTGCAAAATGCAAGTAAAAAAGTTCAAAATGAACAGCACAAAGTTTGGCATTAAAGTAAGATGTTGAAGACcacagttgtcaaggcattgcctaggcaGGTGCCTTGGTGTccaggcgccttgacaactagggTCACTTTGGTTG is drawn from Telopea speciosissima isolate NSW1024214 ecotype Mountain lineage chromosome 1, Tspe_v1, whole genome shotgun sequence and contains these coding sequences:
- the LOC122659036 gene encoding probable Histone-lysine N-methyltransferase ATXR5, which codes for MAPSNTTTSTSEKIFSFKGSITKRTEATRCPPLFPPHKKYKSLKEIMEMAPYAVIERDYSNVGCEECGSDERAEVMLLCDKCDKGFHMFCLRPIVVRIPTGPWFCPACSGHTRLRRFPLKQTKIVDFFQIQKRSDTPDKCASPQDTRKRRKRCKTIVMYKKRRRLLPFHPTEDPKRMLQQMASLATALTALHMEFSNDLTYMPGMVPRSANQASFEKGGMQVLCKEDIETLEHCRAMCRRGEWPPLVVAFDSCEGYTVEADSHIKDMTLITEYTGDIDYIKNREHDDCDSMMTLLLAENPSNSLVICPDKRGNIARFINGINNHTPEGMKKQNLKCVRYNVNGECRVLLVAIRDIAKGERLYYNYNGYEYEYPTHHFV